ccccctccagcccctcccCGTCAAGGGACTGGAGCgggcatcatctcagaacaaGAGGTCGCCCATCGAAGACGCAGACATGGAGGgatctcctctctccctctcccaggGGACAAATCTGCAGGAGGGTCTGGTGAAGGAAGGGGACCGAGGGCGATGGGGGAAACAGCCAGGAGCGTGGAGCTGAGGATGCTGGGAGTGGCGGCGAATGGGGGAAGCCCATTCGATGGACTGAGTGGCCATTTCCGACGGCAGTGGTCTGAACGTACGTTCCCCACTTCCATGTTCCAGCAAAACTCAAGCCCTGCTGGTCAAGGAAGACCCCTTCAGACAGATTCAGCCGCTCGGCCATGTGCGGGCCCAAGACCAGCAGCTAGAGTTGGCAGCCTGCCCTGCCCTGGAGCTCCCCGTGATCAGGGCAGTCGGTTGTGGCTGACCTTGGCAGATGTCAGTCCGATTGACGCCAGGGAACAGCGAGCTCCCTCGGTGTGAGATGTGAGCCACGCTGTACACTGCCTGACCCACGTTCCCAGATAAAGGGGCAGCTCTTTGTTCTGAAACACAGCAACACGTCAGCTCCCTTCTACCTGGGCCACGGGTCACCAGCCAGGTAAACATCACACGCCCAGTGGCTGGGCAGGGCAAAACGACAGCTGGCACAGACCTGGGAGGGTGGCACTCAGTGAAAGCTGAGGAGGAGAACAAGGAGGCTGGAGGGACAGGGAGGTGTTAACCCCCCGCAGCCCCCACCCGACTGTCACCAGGAACAGGGTCAATGTCACCGTCCAGCACAGACACTGGGCTCCTGCTGGGGACAGGGGGGGTGGGACAGGGCGGTGTTAACCcccactgtgggagggtcagtgctgagggagccccgcactgtgggagggtcagtgctgagggagccccgcactgtgggagggtcagtgctgagggagccccgcactgtgggagggtcagtgctgagggagccccgcactgtgggagggtcagtgctgagggagccccgcactgtgggagggtcagtgctgagggagccccgcactgtgggagggtcagtgctgagggagccccgcactgtgggagggtcagtgctgagggagccccgcactgtgggagggtcagtgctgagggagccccgcactgtgggagggtcagtgctgagggagccccgcactgtgggagggtcagtgctgagggagccccgcactgtgggagggtcagtgctgagggagccccgcactgtgggagggtcagtgctgagggagccccgcactgtgggagggtcagtgctgagggagccccgcactgtgggagggtcagcgccgagggagccccgcactgtgggagggtcagtgctgagggagccccgcactgtgggagggtcagggctgagggaaccccgcactgtgggagggtcagtgctgagggagccccgcactgtgggagggtcagcgctgagggagccccgcactgtgggagcgtcagcgctgagggagccccgcactgtgggagggtcagtgctgagggagccccgcactgtgggagggtcagcgccgagggagccccgcactgtgggagggtcagcgctgagggagaggCTGGCACTGACCAAGCTGCTGGAGCAGCCCAGGCACTGTGATGGGATGGCCGAGTGGGAACAAGGGAGTTGAGCCGTCCAGCAGGCGAGGTGGGGTGAGGCACTGTCACAGAGCCAACCAGGATGTTCCTGCAGAACGCCAGGATGTTTCTGATGGCAATCTCCGTCAATGGTCGGCTCAGCCGATGGTCATCTCAGTCAATGCTTATCTGTGATCTCAGCCAGATAGCAACAGGGAGGTTTCTTTGATGGTTCGAATGAGTCCCGTATAAATCTGCAGACGTGGGCTGCACAGACACAGTGCCCACTCGCTGGACATCCACATACAGAGAATTCCGGACCATGTCTCTGGGGCTGGAGCTGGCGTGCGTGCTGCTGATCCTGGGCACGGCCCGGGCAATGATTCCCATCCAGTGCGGAACGCCGGCCCACGTGGAGAGCGGGGTGTGCTGCCCCACCTTCTGGGGCGACGGCTCACCGTGCGGATCAGCCTCGGGCCGGGGGGTGTGCCAGGACGTCACGGGGGAGACCCCGCAGGAGCGGGCAGAGCGGGAGAGGGTGCAGCGCAACTCGCGGGACTTCCGCCTGTGGTGGCCCACCTACTTCTTCAGGCGTCTGTGCGTGTGCCGGGGGAACTTTGGTGGCGCCGACTGTGGGGAGTGCGCCCACGGCTGGCGGGGGGCATGGTGCCAGGCCAGGCACATAGTCATCCGCCGGGACATCTCCGCCCTGCCCCTGGCCCAACAGCGACTTTTCGTGCAAAGGCTGCACCAGGCGAAGGTCACTCTCAGTCAGCGCTACGTCATCTATGCCAGCAGGAGTTACACACCCGGCTCTGCCATGACCTTCCGCCGTGCCAGCGTCTACAACATCGCTGCCTTCATGCACTACATCTGCTTCAAGGTGGTCAGCGTGGATTCCAATGTGACCTTTGCGCACCGCAGCACGTCCTTCCTGAGCTGGCACCGGCTTCATTCCATCCACCTGGAGAACGAGATCCGCAACATCACCGGGGACCAGGATTTCTCCCTGCCGTATTGGAGCTGGGCCGGTAAAACCCACTGTGACGTCTGCACCGACAACCTCTTCGGGGCCAGTCTCCCAGACGGGCAACTCTCCCCGGGTTCTGTATTCAGCAGATGGAGGGTAAGGAGGGGCACAGCTCAGGAGGGGCACCCACGGGACAAGGCAGGGAAAATGGATAAGGGACCAGCAATGACCAACAAGTCCCTGTGCAATGGGAGAACGGGCAACGTTTCAGCAGCTCACTGCGAGAGAGCTGGGCGTCCCTTTGGGGAGGGGAGGGTTCCGTCTGGGTCTCTCCccgacccactcccccacccccatcaatgTTACAGGGGTTGGAGTGTCTCGACAAGTGTTATgtcagttttactctgtatctgaccccgtgctgtccctgtccctgggatgggggggacggtgtagaggaagctttactctgtatctaaccccgtgctgtccctgtccctgggatggggggggacactgtagagggagctttactctgtatctaaccccatgctgtccctgtccctgggctgggggggggaacggtatagagggagctttactctgtatctaaccccatgctgtccctgtccctgggctggggggggacggtgtagagggagctttactctgtatctaaccccgtgctgtccctgtccctgggctgggggggacggtgtagagggagctttactctgtatctaactccgtgctgtccctgtccctggaatgggggggacagtgtagagagagctttactctgtatctaaccccgtgctgtccctgtccctgggctgGCTGAGACTCTCTCTGGATTTCCCTCAGACGTACTGCTCTGACGATGGAGACCACCAATGGGATTTCAGGTTGGTTTGCCCGTCTGTGCCCGGGGGACCCATCTTCCGTTTTAACCGTCTCGATGAGCGGTTCGAGCGGCTGCCCAGCTTGGACGATGTGCACGCCTGTCTCAACATCAGCAGCTTTGACACTGCACCTTACACCGTCCTGGCACTGAACTCTTTTCGCAATGCATTGGAAGGTACGTCACAGAGGGAGTGCGGAGAGGTTGTGTGCGCTCGCAaaggggggaagggggagggcgGGCTCCCTGTCCTGACGCTGCCCAGAGAGCAGTCTTTTCACCCCCACACACCCGGCCTCCATtcgcaaatttgcagatgaacactaaagtcagtggagtggtggacagtgtgggagATTGCTGCaggggggacttggataaactgcaggattgggctgagaggtggcaaatgcagctaaatgtgaggtgattcactttgggaagaataacaggaaggcagagtactgggtcaatggaaatattcttggGAATGTTGGTGttcagagggatctcggtgtccatgtacatagatccctgaaagttgccgcccaggtggatagtgctgttgagAAGGCAGACGGTGTGTTCGGTttcattgggagagggattgagttccggaaccgcgatatcatgctgcaactatacaaaacgctggtgtgtcccgcacttggaatattgtgtacagttctggtcgccccattacaggaaggaggtggaaaaggtgcagaggagatttaccaggatgttgcctggtctggagggaagctcttatgaggaaaggctgagagacttgggtctgttctcattggagagaaggggggatttgatagagacgtacaagatgagcagaggattagatagggtagacagagagagtctttttcctaggatgatgatgtcagctggTACGagggggacataactacaaattgaggggtgatagatttaagacagatgtcagaggcaggttctttactcagagagtggtaagggcgtggaatgccctacctgctaatgtagtcaacccagccacattagggagatttaaacaatccttagataagcacatggatgatgatgggatagtgtagggggattagttcacaggtcagcgcaacatcgagggccgaagggcctgttctgcgctgtgagGCACTTTGAGAGTGAGAAACGCGGGTCAGAGGCCACTGTGGCGACCTTAAATTGGGGTAATTACGGAGGAATGAGCACAGAGCTCACCGGGAGTGGGGTGCGAAAGGTGTTTTAGCAGCGAAGTTGGTTGGGAAACACTGAcagatttttaagaaaatcattCCTGGCTCTCAGCAAAGATTTCTGCCCCCCCCCCGGGTGAAAGAACGATTGTGGGAAGGCAATCTGCCAACCAATGAATGAGTGAACAGATCGAAAAGCTTTGTCTCGCGAGCGATACGGGCAGGTCGCAGAGTTCAGTCGCATCAATAAGTCAATAATAGGTTAACAGCGGCAAAACCACAAACGCGGGGACGGGCGGATGTTAAGAGTTTGCGAGTCCATTCAGT
This window of the Chiloscyllium plagiosum isolate BGI_BamShark_2017 unplaced genomic scaffold, ASM401019v2 scaf_44794, whole genome shotgun sequence genome carries:
- the LOC122546154 gene encoding 5,6-dihydroxyindole-2-carboxylic acid oxidase-like is translated as MSLGLELACVLLILGTARAMIPIQCGTPAHVESGVCCPTFWGDGSPCGSASGRGVCQDVTGETPQERAERERVQRNSRDFRLWWPTYFFRRLCVCRGNFGGADCGECAHGWRGAWCQARHIVIRRDISALPLAQQRLFVQRLHQAKVTLSQRYVIYASRSYTPGSAMTFRRASVYNIAAFMHYICFKVVSVDSNVTFAHRSTSFLSWHRLHSIHLENEIRNITGDQDFSLPYWSWAGKTHCDVCTDNLFGASLPDGQLSPGSVFSRWRTYCSDDGDHQWDFRLVCPSVPGGPIFRFNRLDERFERLPSLDDVHACLNISSFDTAPYTVLALNSFRNALE